The Natronomonas salsuginis genomic sequence GCCGACCGCTCCGTGAGTCCACGGAGCCGATCGACCGTCAACACCTCGCCGTGTCTGGACGCGGCGATTCGGACGCCGGCGTCCGGACGGGTGAGGCAGTCAGCGATGGTCGCGCGCTCGACGGCGAATCCCGGTGGGGAGTCCGCCACGAGTTTCGCGCGAACCGGCTCTCGCGAAGAGACCCTGATGGTGACGCGCTCTCCCGCCGAGACCGCCATGGATGGTGGCACCGGCAGAGAGATCGGGTGTTGCAGTCCGCAATTGACCCGGACGCGCCCGTCAGGTCCGACCTCGGTCACGATTCCCTGTCTTAACGACCCCGAACCGTCCGATCCGGAGCCGGTCTGTGTACGGACGAGGAGCGGCGGTAGGATGCCAGCGTACTCCAGTTCGTCCCGCCTGTCCCAGACCTCCTTTCGGAGGTATGGGGGCGTGGCGGCGTAGTCGAGCACGGTGCCGACGAACCCGTCGCCGAACCGACCGTCGTCGCCACCCCGATCGGGGTAGACGACCAGTCGATCCACCCGAAAGATCGTCGCCGCGCGGGCGACGTAGCCGAGTTTGCGAGTCGCCTCGCGTTTGTCCTCGGCCTCTCGGGTTAGAGACGACGGCACGAGCACGCTGCGTGTCATACCGTGGCGCTTCCGTATCCGATCACGAGACTGTGCCGTTGATACCGAATCCACCCATAAAAGCATCGCGGTATGCAGCGGTCGTGCCTGCCGTTGACAGGGGTTTCGCGTGTGTGACACTCTCGAACTCCGACGGGAACCCCCACGACCACCGCGGGTTCGCAAGTCTTTTATTTATCTCCGCGGTACGGTTGAATGCGAAGGACGCGCTGGTAGTGTAGTGGTATCACGTGACCTTGCCATGGTCACAACCTGGGTTCAAATCCCAGCCAGCGCATACCGACACCGAACGCAGTGAGGTCTCGAAAACGTGAACGGGGAGCGAAGCGACCCGTGAACGCATTTCTCTGACGAACATCACGCCGAGTGGCGCGTAGCGATAGCGGAGCGTCACGAGGAATCTCGTGAGTCGTGAATGCGGTCGGGATTTGAACCCGGCGAGTCGCAGCCCGCACAGCGAACGAAGTGAGCGAGCAGGACCGCCTCGACCCGGTTCAATATCCCAGCCAGCGCATAGCGAGGCCGAACGCAGCGAGGTCTCGAAAACGTCGGATTCCTCCCACGGCTAAAGCCGTGGGCTTCCTCCTTGCGCCTTTGTGACTCACAGCTCTCTCGGATCCTCCGGCAGAAACCACTTCGTGACTCCCCCCGGCTCCGGATCGCGGTCGGCCCGAAAGCGCGCCCACTCGACGGTGAGTTTCATCAGAACCCCCCCCGAGACGAGCAGGAATTCGATCCGAGCGGCCATCAGAGCGATCCCGAAGACCTCCGGGACGGCGACGAACGCGAAGAAGAGCCACGGCCAGCCGACGAAGGCGATGAAAAGGAGTAGAAACAGCGGGAAGAGAACGATTCGGATCGGGATCTCGAGCACCATGTGTGCCGACAGCTCCTCGTAGCGCTTCTCGACGAACAAATCGCGCCGTAGCTCGGCGAGGTGCGAGAAGACGATCCCGACCGACGCCACGAGCACGGCCGGCGAGAGCGCGTCCCGAACCACGGTGGTGATCTCGAGGGCGGAGATCGGCCCGATCCAGAGGGCGATACCCAACACGAACGACAGCGAAATGACGCCGAAGTCGTGTAGATAGATCGACAGAAGCGGCCCGGGAACCTCGATACCGACCCGTTCGCGCCCGGGAGGTGAACGAGTACGCCCTGACTCATGACTCGTCCCCGGGAGGACGAACGTCCGATCGTCGGTTTCGATCGGTAGTTCCGCGAAGAACGCGACGAAAGTGTATACGAGCAGCATAACGCAGACTTCGATCCAATAGAGCACGAGCGCCTCGGCGGTTCGCCACCCGAACAGCGCGATCCCGGCGAGCGGGACCAGGTTGGCGAGGAGGATCGACGCGAACGCGACGGCGTCCGAGCGATGGAGACGTGGAGGGCCAATTCGCATCAGTCGATCGTGTTCGGTGGAGAGAAAATACCCCTGTGATCCGTTTACGTCGATATCGCGGCGAACTGTCGACAACGCCGAGGCTACAGAAACGCCGCGATCTCGTCGCCGACGACGTCGGGGCGTTCGTGGTGCATGAAGTGGCCGGCACCGGGGACCCGGACGACTCGACAGTCCTCGATCACCTCGCCGGCGCGTTCGAACAGTTCGGGACCGACGCTTCCGTCCCGATCGCCGCAGATGACAAGCGTCGGCGTCTCTATCGACGGCACCTCATTTAGCGAGGGGCCGTTGCCGAGAAGGGCAGACGGTGGGACGTTGATCGTGTCGCGGTAGTACTGAACGGCGTGTTCGACGGTCCCCTCGGCGCGGAACGTCTCCTTGACGTCGTTGACCCTCGAGTCCGGGTAGTCCCAGTCGGGACTCCACGTCCCCCACAGGAACTCGATCAGCGCGAAGTTGCGCCACCGGAGGGCGCGCTCCGGGAGGTCGGGGAGCTGGAAGAGCCACATGTACCAGCTCCGGAGGAACTGCCGATGGTGCGTCGGAAGGAGCGCGTTGAACCCCGGCGGGACCGCCATCGCGACGAGTTTCGAGAAGGCGTCCGGATCGGTCCGGTCGGCGGCGTAGGCGGCGGCTGCGCCCCAGTCGTGGCCGACGAGAACGGCGTCGTCGGTGTCGAACTCCTCCCCCAGTACCTCGGCGAGTTCGATCGCATCGCGCCCGAGCGCTCGCGCTGAGTAGTCGCCGTCGGGTGCGGGGTCGGTGGGGGCGTAGCCGCGCATGAACGGCGCGACGGCGGTGAACCCCTCGTCGACGAGTCGCCACATGATCGGGGCCATCGAGCCCGCGTTGTCCGGAAAGCCGTGCAGACACAGCGCCAACCGATCGTCCTCGCCGGAGTGCAGACACTCGAAAGTCAGCCCGTTGGCGTCGACCCGTCGCCGCTGGAGTCGGTGGCCGGCAGTCTCTCCGCTCATATCCTGAGGTGGGCACCAATTTATATAGAAATTTGTGGAGGAGTCACAGGATAATGTCTATCAGCGCGGGCGGCGAAGTCTTCGCATGAGCGTCGTAGCACTCCTGAGCGTGGCACCGGTTATCGAAGACAGCATGGCGAACGAGGTCGCCGCCGCGGTCGAGGCGCTCGAGGCGTTCGACGTCGCCTACGAGACGAACCCGATGGGAACGATCATCGAAGCCGACGACATCGACACGCTGCTCGCGGCTGTCGGGGCGGCGCACAACGCTGTCGACGCCGATCGCGTGAGCACGTTTTTGAAGATCGACGACAAGCGAACCCGAAAGCAGCGCGCAAGAGAGAAGGTCGAAAGCGTCGAGCGAGAACTGGGACGGACCGCGAAGCGAGAGCGATAGCGCGGCGAGACGGGCAAGGAAAAGGCATATCCCCGGCCCCCCGTATCTTCGGACATGAGCACGCCTCCCGGCGAATACTACGCGGAAGAGCGGTGGAACAACTGGCTGGACCGGCTTCGAGAGGAGGAGATCGATCCCGAGAGCGACGACGCCGCACGGCTGTTTTTTAATCTGCTCGACGACGCGACGATCGCCATCGCCAAGATCGTCACTGACTACGAGGACGGCGAACTCGACGACGCCGACACAGCGGTCGAAGAACTCGCCCGAATCCGGGAGATCGTTCTCTCCGAAGTCGAGATCGACGACGAGGAGAAACTGACGCTCGTCGACGGGATCCAGACCTCGCTCGTGTGCGCGTTCTACACCGCCGAGGAGTTCATCGTCGGTGGGCCGGCCGGAGAGGGGACCGTTGAGGAACACCTCCGGGCCGCCGCGGCGGCGGAAGACGAGGAGGATCTCGACACCGCGTTGGCACACTGCGTGCAGGCGGGCACGCTCATCGTCGACGGCGAGGAGCTCGGGATGGACGTCGCCGAGGAGATCGAGTACGGGCTCGTCGCCGATTGGATCAACGGCCTCGATTCGCTGGGGCGCGCACTCGCCGATCCGGAAGTCGTCGAGGAAGACGAATAGGGCGTACGTTTTTATCCGGGACGACCGTTCATCGGCCATGGAATTCGGGGGCGACGAGCGCGCGCAGTCCGTCCTCGTCGGATCGATTCTGCTGTTTGCGATGTTGATAATCGCGTTTTCGACGTATCAGGCGTTCGTCGTGCCCAGTCAGAACGCCGAGGTGGAGTTCAATCACAACAGCGACGTCCAGACGGATATGCAGGAGTTGCGGAACTCACTTTTCGACGTGCGGTCGGTCGAACGTGTCGAGGAAGGCGACTACGAGATCGTCTCCGAACACCGTCCGGTTCGAGTTCGGATCGGAGCACGGTATCCGGCTCGATTGGCAGCACTGAATCCACCAGACCCGTCGGGGGATCTCCGAACGATCGATCCGGAAACCAAGTTCGTTATACGGGACGCCAAAGCGACGACTCCGGGTGCCTTCGATAACGATCCCAACGACCTCCTTGACGACTTCGAGGACGGGTTCGAAACGCGGTTGCTCGGGTACCAACCGGGGTATAACGAGTATCAAGAAGCACCCGAGACGAACTTCGAGCACTCGCTTTTATATAACCAGTTTCGGGACACCGACCTCGTGGTCAAGGACCAGCGATTAATAAACGACAAGCGACTGAACGTCGTCCTGTTCAGTGGCGACCTCTCGCGGACGGGCGGGCAAGCGATCACCCTCGATCCGGAGACACTCGACGGACCGACGGCCCCGATCGAGATTGAGGCGGCAAACGACAACATCGAGTTTACGATTCCGACAGAGACTCCCGAACTGTGGGCAAGCGAGGACGTCATCGGGGAGGAGTTCGACGAAGGGGAGCCCCACGCCCGGGTACCCACCCCCGGAGCCGAAGACGACCGCGTCACGATCGAACTCGAAGCGGGCGAGACGTACCAGCTTCGAGTGGCGCGAGTCGGCTTCGACGGCGGCTCAGTGGATGACGAACAGTTCACCCCGGTTCAGTACGAGCGTACCGAACCCGGCGGGGAGGGTGGCGACGAAACGCTTCCTGGACCAAGAGTGGATGTCAACAGCGACGATGAATCGCTAGAGGAAGGCGACACGTTCGATATCAGGGCGGACGTTTCGAGTGTGGGGAAGACAGGTGAAGATAATTGGCGAGGGGGTACTACTATTCAGGCCGCGGAGTGGTATATACAGGGCGATGATCCCGGGGAAGGAAACGCCAATCCGATGGAAGCTGTCGACGGCGAGTATCTAAATGACGTTGAGCTCGAAGTTGAAGACGAAATTTCGGCTGACGACCTCGAGGAAGGGACGAATACGTTGGTGATTCGTGGGCAGGATAGCCGTGGAGTCTGGGGTGATGATACGGATAGTGTGAAAGCGACTGTGGAAGAAGCTGACTTTCCGCCAGGTCCGCCGGGTCCGCCGGGAGACGTTAATTTTGTAGCGAATGATATAGAAATTAACAACGACTCACAGACATTCAGTTTTGAACCCGAAATGGGGAACAATAACGAGGCGATAATAGATCTCTCGTCGGCACAGGGAGACACGATTAATTACACTGGGGGCGAAGTTGAGTTTCTACAGCAGTCTAATAATAACGATCGAGTCGAATACGATCAAGAGAACGATCAGATCATATTTACTGCTAGGGGCAATAAGGGTGGAGACACGATCGAGATTGTGATAAACGGTATAAATGTGGTTGGAAACGTTGGTGACGCAAGTACCGTGGATTATGGGGATGATAGCGGTGCCGAAGACAGCGATGCATTCGAGATTACAGATTAGCACCGTGTCGAATAACGGCTTTTGAGCGCGAATATTCGTCAACTGTCGAAACAGCCACCGACAATAACTTATAACGAGACGTTGAGTATCCGATATGACAACCGTAGGTATCGACGCCGTCGAGATCCACACGGGAAAACTCAGGCTCGATCTCGCGGAGACGTTCGCACCGGAGATGGGCGACGCGCCCGAAAAGTACACCAAGGGACTCGGCCTGCACGCCAGTTCGTTCCCGGACACCTACGAGGACATCGTCACGATGGGCGCGAACGCCGCCCACCGACTGATGAAGCGGAAGGGTCTAGAACCCGACGACATCGGCCGGATCGACGTGGCGACGGAGTCGGCGTTCGACCACTCCAAGCCCGTCTCGACGTACATCGCGGGCTGTCTCGAACAGGTCTTCGAGAGCGACTTCCACCACGCGAACAAGGGCGAGCGGAAGTTCGCCTGCGTGGCGGGCACCCAGAGCATCGACGACGCCTACAACTGGATCAAGGCGGGACGAAATCGCGGGCGGGCGGCGCTCGTCATCGCGACGGACACGGCGCTGTACGCGCGCGACGACCCCGGCGAGGCGACCCAGGGGGCGGGTGCGGTCGCGATGTTAATCGACGAGGATCCCAACCTCGTCGAACTGTCGACCGAGCAGGGGTACGGCTCGGCCGACGAGACGGACTTCCTGAAACCCCAACAGCAGTTCCCGAGCGTCGACGGCAAGCGCTCGGTGAACGTCTACCTCGCCCGCATGCGCGAGGCGCTCATCGATTACGAGCGCGTCGGCGGGAAGATCCACGCCGACGACTTCCGCCTCGGGCCGTTCCACACGCCGTTCCCCGGGATGGTCCGGAAGGCTGCCGTCCTCGCGTATCGCCACATCACCCGCGACACGGAGATCGAGGAGGAACTGGCCGAGGAGATCGGTCGCCAGCCCCGATCGGAAGCGTTCGACTCCGACGAGGCGTATCTAGAAGCGCTCTCGGAGTACACGGACGCGCTGAAGGAGACCGAACGCTATCAGGCGTGGTACGGTCGAACGATCGATCCGACGCTGACGCTCTCTCGGCACGTCGGCAACTGGTACACTGGGTCGGTCCACGTCGCCCGCGTCTCGGGACTGAAAGCGCTCGCCGAGGCCGGCGAAGATGCGGTCGGAGAACGACTGTTGGTCGGCTCGTACGGCTCGGGTGCGCAGGCGGAGATTCACGTGGAAACGGTGCAGGAGGACTGGCGCGAGGAGATCGAAGCGATCGACATCGACGAGCGGCTCGAATCACGGTACGAACTCACCTTCGAGGAGTACGAGGACGTCCACGACGCACATAACTTCGACGAGGAGTCCGCAGTCGAGGAGTTCACCGTGCCCGAGGCGGAGTTCGCCTTCGACGGCTGGGGGCGGATGGGTGAGCGAAAGTATCGGTACGTCGAATAGCGAGGACGACCGTAGGGAGTCCTCGAATAGATCGAACGGCGAACCGTGTGAGCCGTGAGATAGCGGGGGCGAGCAGCGCGAGGCCATCAGAACTTGCGAACGGCGAACCGTGTGAGCCGTGAGATAGCGCGAGCGACCGTGGGGAGTTGTTGAATGGATCGAGCGGGAGGAGCGAATCGACCCGCGAGATAGCGAAACGCGACGGGGAGAGTGTCTCGGGGAATCGAACCGAAAAAAACCTATTTTGAGAGGTTTGCCGTCGGTTACCGCTCGACGGTTGGCGGGGAGTCAACCATCCCGAGTACGTCGTCGAAGAAGCCAAGCGTGTCGTGGGGACCGGGGTTCGCCTCGGGGTGGTACTGTCGTGTGATGACGTTCAGCTCCTCGCTTTCGAGCCCCTCCGGCGTGTCGTCGTTGACGTTGATTTGGGTGACGTCGAGTTTGCCGGGGTCGGAGACCGTGTAGCCGTGGTTTTGGGTCGTCATGACGACCTGCTCGGAGCGGAAGTCCAAGACCGGCTGATTGACGCCGCGGTGACCGAACTCCATCTTCTCGGTTTCGCCGCCGAGCGCGTTGGCGATAACCTGCTGGCCGAGACAGATGCCCGCGAGCGGGAGCTCGCCGACGAACGCGTCGACGAGAGCCGCAGCTTGCTCGAAGTTCTCGGGGTCACCCGGGCCGTTCGAAATGAAGAGGATGTCCGGATCGATCGCCTCGATATCGGAGGCAGTCGCGTCGTACGGGAGCTGCTTGACGACCGCATCTCGCTCGACGAGCGAGGAGGCGATCGACCCCTTCGCGCCACAGTCGACGAGCGCGACCGTGGGGCCGTCGCCCTCGGCGTTGTACGTCACCGGCTCGGTGACCGAGACCTGCGAGCCGATGTCGGTGTGTTCGCTCATTCCCTTGCAGGCGGCGAGCTCTGCCTCGGCGTCTTCGGGAGTCGCATCGGGACCGGCGGCGATCCCACAGCGCATCGCGCCCTGCTCTCGGATGCCGGTGACGAGGTCGCGGGTGTCGAGTTCGTCGACCGCGGGGACGCCCTCGCGTCCGAGCCACTCGGCGACGTCCTCGGTCAGTTCCCGCGCGACGACGCCGCGTGGGTGGACCCGATCGGACTCGAAGCGCTCCTCGCGGACGCCGTAATTCCCGATCAGCGGGTACGAGAAGGTGAGGATCTGCTCCTCGTAGCTCGGATCGGTGAGCGATTCCTCGTAGCCGGTGTAGGCGGTAGTAAACACCAGTTCGCCGCGGGTACGCCCCGGAGCACGCGAGCGCGCCTCCACGACCTGCCCGTTCTCCAGCGCCACGTAGGCCTTCGTCATTACGAGATGCGTATGACACACCCGCAATTAACGCTTGTGTTCGAAGGATCGCTACGAAATTCGTAATCTGTAAGTGCGATCGGAGAAAACGGACGCATCTCGATGGACGATCTCGACCGCCGGATCCTCGCGATCCTCCGCCGCGATTCCCGGACGCCCTACACGGAGATCGCCGACCGGGTGGGAACCTCCGAGGGGACGGTTCGAAATCGCGTCGAACAGCTGCTCGATTCGGGTATCATCGAGCGTTTTACCGTCGCGACCCGGACGGGGAACGTCAAGGCGATGATCGAGATCGGCGTCGCGGTCGACGTCGACACCGGTACGATGTCCGAACGGATGGCCGACTGGACCGAGGTGGATTTCGTCTGGCAAGTCTCCGGCGAGGAGGACGTCGTCGTCGTCGTGGACACGACCGATACCGGGACGCTCAACGACCTCATAACCCGGGCGAGAGAGCTTGACGAGGTCGTCTCGACGAAGACGCGACTCATCCTCGACGAGAAGCGTGGGTAACACCGAGCGAGTCGAAGGCTCCTTAACCTCGTCACGCGTCTGCCGGAACATGAGCACGGACGACACCGATCCCGCCGGATCGGGACCGGATTCGGAAGATCTCACGAACCACAAGAACGCCGGACAGGACGTCATCGCCGTCGACCCAGACGACAACCCGGAAGGGCTCGTCAACCGAATCGACGCCCACACGGGGGAGGGAATCAGACATCGCGCGTTCACCGCACTCGTCTTCGACGGCGAGGGGAACGTGCTACTCGCACAGCGCGCCCCGGGGAAGCGACTATGGGACACCCACTGGGACGGGACCGTCGCGTCCCATCCGGTCGAGGGACAGACCCAACTGGAAGCCACCGAGGAACGTCTCGAAGAGGAACTCGGGATCACGCCGGATCAGTACGACGATCTCCGAGTGACGGACAAATTCGAGTACAAGCGCTACTACCTGAACGACGGTCTCGAGTGGGAGGTCTGCTCCGTGCTGCAGTGTACCCTCGAGGATCGGACGCTCGATCCCGACGAGGAGGAGGTCGCGGGCGTGATGTGGGTCCCCTACGAGCGGCTCCATCAGAACCCACGGTGGTACCGGCAACTCCGGCTGTGCCCGTGGTTCGAAATCGCGATGCGGCGGGACTTCGACGAGGACTGATTCCGGATAGAATAGCGATACTATTTTTGCACTTTTTGAGACGTTCGGGCAACAGATCCGAAGAAAGATTTACATTTGATTCACGAGTAGACATCAACGGAGACGATGGATGATAAAGAAATTCGAGACGCCGTGCTCCGGTACATAACTGGGCAGTTGACCGAGGTCGAGGCCGCTCGTCGGGCGGGGATTCCGCGGTCCAGGCTTCGGCAGTACGCTCGAACCTCCGGTATCATCGCACCCTCGCCCGTCGAAGGGACGGACCACTCCGAGCCAGCGGCGTAGGTGCCGTTGTGCTCGAACGCGTCGACAGCCGCTTGAGGACGGAACCAAGCGCTGTCCGGCGCACGTCCGTTCGACCGGCCCATCGATCAGGGACGAGTCGTTGCCCACACCGCGAGCAGGCCGAGGATGACGGCGGGAATCATCGGTAACACGAGATACGTGTCCCAAAACGAGAGGCCGACGATCGACGGGGCGTGTGGGTACAGGTATATTATCCCCGGAACCGCGACGAACGCGACGAAGATCGCCCCGACGAGCGCCCAGCCGCGCCAGTCGAACTTCCGATCGACGGCATCCGGGTGCGTGATCAGCGCATCGTTGGCGTCTCGATCGGTAGGTGACGGGTCGCCGTCGTCTCGATCCTCGCTCATGGGCCCCGAACACCGCTTCGCGGCACTCGACCGGCGGACATCACTCGTAGTCGCTCGGATCGTAGTCCTCGTCGGGGACGACCACGACGGAGCCGAACCCGTCGCGGGATTCGAGCATCTCGTGGGCCTGTTGGATCTCGCTCATCGGGAGCACGTCCCGGACGTGCGGCTCAAACGTGCCGTCGAACACCTTCGCCATCACGTCGTCCATCTCGCCCGGCGTCCCCATCGTCGAGCCGAGGATGTCGAGCTGTTTCCAGAACACTTTCGGGATGTTCGTCTCGGGGGAAACACCGGAGGTCGCCCCGCAGGTGACGACGGATCCGCCGTGAGCGGCCGCGCTCAACGAATCGTCCCACGTGGCCGCGCCGATGTGGTCGACGACGACGTCGACGCCGCGGCCGTCGGTTAGCTCCTTGATCTCGTCGGCGAACGAGTCCTCTTCGTAGTTGATCAGGTGGTCGGCTCCGCACGCCCGCGCGTGATCGAGTTTCTCCTCGGAGGACGCCGTGGCGAACACTTCACAGCCCTCGTTGGCGGCGATCTGGACGCATGCGTGGCCAACGCCGCCGGAGGCGCCCAACACGAGGACGGTGTCCGATTGGTCGATCCCAACCCGCGTGCGTAACATTCGCCAGGCGGTCTGGAAGGCGAGCGGGGCGGCCGCGGCCCTCACGAAGTCGGTACCCTCGGGGAGGTCGAGGAGGTTGTCCTCGTGAACCGCCGCGAGTTCGCTGTGGACGCCACGGACGTGCTCACCCGTGATCTTGTAGTCGACGCACAGCGACTGTTCGCCCGACCGGCAGAACTCACACGAACCGCAGTACAGCCCCGGATCGACGACGACGCGGTCGCCGGGTTCGAAGCGAGTGACCCGATCGCCGACCTCGCTGACGACGCCGGCACCGTCGCTGCCGGGGATGTGCGGCATCTCCTCGGGGCTCGGCATGCCCTTTCGGGTCCAGACGTCGAGGTGATTTAGTCCGCCAGCTTTGATCTCGACGAGTACCTCCTCGGCCCCGATTTCGGGGTCGGGGAAGTCGCCATACTGGAGGACGTCCGACGAGCCATGCTCTTCGTAGTATATCGCCTGCATGCGTGCGAGTGCGGTCCGAGGGTGCAAAACACTAGCGAAGTCTGCCGTCGGAGTTGACGGGCGAGCAGACTGGAGCCCGGGCGATCGCGGGTGGCGCGCATCGAACCGGTCGTTTTTCCCACGGCTGGTCGTGGTATCGGTATGGACGATCCGACGAGCGCGGACGAAATAGCTGACGACGGAACCGAGACCGCAGAGCCGGATGGCCGTCACGGAAGCGGTGAAGACGAACACGACAACGAACACCACGGCCACCACCACCACGACGTCGACGAACTCGGCGTCGCGATCGTGACGGTCTCGTCGAGCCGCGGGATCGACGAGGATGCCGCGGGCGACGCCATCGCCTCCGCGATCGCGGACGCCGGACACGCGGTCACGGTTCGAGAACTGATCAACGACGACTTCGACACGGTACAGAGCATCGTCGATCGCCTTGTCAACAGAGGCGACACCGACTGCGTCGTCACGACCGGCGGGACCGGCGTCACCCCTGACGACGTGACCGTCGAAGCCGTAACGCCGCTGTTCGACAAGCGCCTGCCGGGATTCGGCGAACTGTTCCGGAGCCTCTCGCGAGATGAGATCGGCACGCGCGTCGTCGGCACGCGGGCGACGGCCGGAATCGCCGACGGTGCCCCGGTCTTCTGTCTACCGGGGAGCGAGAGCGCCGCACGTCTCGGAGCCGAAGCGGTGATCGTCGAGGAAGCGCCGCACCTGGCCGGATTGGCGCGGCGTGAGGAAACCGAAGAGTAGCGCGAGCGATCAGGGCAACGGACAGAGACTGGCGGTCAAGAGCGCCAGATTCTCACTCTCGTTTTTTGCGCCGTGTTCGACCCCACGGGGGTTGTGAACCACCGCGGGCGCACGGACGGTCTCCTTGACGTCGTCCTGCGTGACGACGATCTCGCCCGTCAACAGGTGAAAGACGTTCTCACAGTCGTCGTGGACGTGCGGGTCGAAGGTTCCGCCGGGGCCGAGGGCGAACAGTTTCACGAGAACGTCGTCCTCGACGACGAGTTCGGCGGTTTCGACGGTGCCGGCGGCGGGATCGAGATCGGGAAGTTCGTTCAGCGTCATACGAGCACTTCGGCGGCTC encodes the following:
- a CDS encoding MogA/MoaB family molybdenum cofactor biosynthesis protein, which translates into the protein MDDPTSADEIADDGTETAEPDGRHGSGEDEHDNEHHGHHHHDVDELGVAIVTVSSSRGIDEDAAGDAIASAIADAGHAVTVRELINDDFDTVQSIVDRLVNRGDTDCVVTTGGTGVTPDDVTVEAVTPLFDKRLPGFGELFRSLSRDEIGTRVVGTRATAGIADGAPVFCLPGSESAARLGAEAVIVEEAPHLAGLARREETEE
- a CDS encoding cupin domain-containing protein; amino-acid sequence: MTLNELPDLDPAAGTVETAELVVEDDVLVKLFALGPGGTFDPHVHDDCENVFHLLTGEIVVTQDDVKETVRAPAVVHNPRGVEHGAKNESENLALLTASLCPLP